A stretch of Thermococcus bergensis DNA encodes these proteins:
- a CDS encoding maleate cis-trans isomerase family protein, giving the protein MYGWRGRIGLIVPSSNTTMEMELHSALPEGVSLHTARMPLKNVTEEELLAMSGLAVESAKMLKDADVDLILYGCTSGSFIGGGEFDREIEEKIESEVKLPVVTTSTAVVEALKILDSQRILVITPYTDEINQREKEFLEANEFEVIDIRGLGIVDNTKIGRLEPYEAYRMVKALFTDEADAIFISCTNLRTFEIIEALEEDLGVPVVTSNQASLWLALRELDVGEKIPWLGKLFMEF; this is encoded by the coding sequence ATGTACGGATGGAGAGGTAGAATTGGCTTGATAGTTCCGTCCTCAAATACAACGATGGAGATGGAGCTGCATTCAGCTTTACCTGAGGGAGTATCACTTCACACAGCGAGAATGCCTTTGAAGAACGTTACAGAGGAGGAGCTTTTAGCAATGAGCGGGCTTGCAGTGGAAAGTGCAAAGATGTTGAAAGATGCCGACGTTGACTTAATTCTCTACGGGTGTACGAGTGGCTCTTTCATAGGCGGTGGAGAATTTGACAGGGAGATTGAGGAGAAGATAGAGAGCGAGGTTAAGCTGCCGGTTGTGACGACGAGTACAGCAGTTGTCGAGGCCCTCAAGATTCTCGACTCCCAGAGAATACTTGTCATAACCCCCTACACTGATGAGATAAACCAGAGAGAGAAGGAGTTTTTGGAGGCAAATGAGTTTGAGGTCATAGACATCAGAGGACTTGGAATAGTCGACAATACCAAAATCGGAAGGCTCGAACCCTATGAAGCCTACCGGATGGTCAAGGCACTCTTTACAGATGAGGCAGATGCAATATTCATAAGCTGCACCAACTTGAGGACTTTTGAAATAATCGAGGCTCTCGAAGAGGACCTGGGTGTTCCAGTCGTTACAAGCAATCAGGCCTCTCTGTGGCTTGCTTTGAGGGAACTTGACGTAGGGGAGAAAATCCCCTGGCTCGGAAAGCTTTTTATGGAGTTTTAA
- a CDS encoding MEMO1 family protein: protein MIRYPAVAGSFYPSGEELRLMLDEFFSDLGELGEERKITAGVAPHAGYIFSGYTASRTYKAIYEDGLPETFVIIGPNHTGLGSPVAVYPEGIWRTPMGDVEVDAELAKTIARHSGLADLDEFAHKYEHSLEVQVPFIQYISEKAGKEVKIVPIALGLQDEEVAEDLGRAIFEASQELGRDVVVIASTDMMHYGYAYGYVPFRARGDDLLGRIREWDFRVIQKILEFDYKGMFDEIRKMNHTMCGPGGVATAIVFSRLSEAVEAEVLHYTTSFEVSRSTDAIVGYVSIVMRRV from the coding sequence ATGATAAGATACCCCGCAGTTGCCGGGAGCTTTTATCCCTCTGGAGAAGAGCTAAGACTCATGCTTGATGAGTTTTTCAGTGACCTTGGGGAGCTTGGAGAAGAAAGGAAGATTACCGCGGGAGTTGCACCTCACGCAGGATATATTTTCTCGGGCTACACAGCTTCGAGAACATACAAAGCTATCTATGAGGATGGCCTCCCGGAGACGTTTGTAATTATAGGGCCCAACCACACCGGCCTCGGTTCCCCCGTGGCAGTTTACCCTGAAGGCATTTGGAGGACCCCAATGGGAGATGTTGAAGTTGATGCTGAGCTAGCAAAGACTATCGCAAGACACTCCGGTTTGGCAGATTTAGACGAGTTCGCCCACAAATACGAGCACTCTCTGGAAGTGCAGGTACCCTTTATTCAATACATCTCCGAAAAAGCAGGAAAAGAAGTGAAGATCGTCCCCATAGCCCTCGGACTGCAAGATGAAGAGGTTGCCGAAGATCTGGGAAGGGCAATATTTGAAGCAAGCCAAGAGCTTGGGAGGGATGTAGTTGTTATAGCAAGCACGGACATGATGCACTACGGCTATGCCTACGGCTACGTGCCTTTTAGGGCAAGAGGAGACGATTTGCTGGGAAGAATTAGGGAATGGGACTTCAGAGTAATTCAAAAGATTCTCGAATTTGATTATAAAGGAATGTTCGACGAGATAAGGAAAATGAACCATACAATGTGCGGTCCGGGAGGAGTTGCAACGGCAATAGTCTTCTCAAGACTCAGCGAAGCAGTTGAAGCGGAGGTGTTACACTACACAACGAGCTTTGAGGTGAGCAGGTCAACAGATGCGATAGTGGGTTATGTGAGTATTGTCATGAGAAGAGTGTGA